The Rhodococcus rhodochrous DNA window GACGTGGTCGATGTCCGAGGAAGGTCTGCAGTTCGTCCGCGACAGCAGCGCGGCCTGGTGCGAGGCCGACATCGCCGCGGGCGAGGACCCCGAACAGGCACGCGCCGCCGCCGAGCGGACGAGTGCGTTCTACACGGGCGGATAGAACGGACTCGGGCTGCGTCTCCGACGCACGTGGGTCAGGCGGGGGCTCCGACGCCGACCACGTCGAGGTCGTGGCCGATGACCAGGCGCCCGTCGAATCCGGCGCCGCATCCTTCCCAAGTGGAATCGGGGCGATTGCCCGGGACCATGTGCGAGAGCACCAAGGTTCCCACGCCGGCTTCCTGGGCGATCGGACCGAGATCCTCGATGAGGGTGTGGGATTGGATGAGGTGCTGGTAGAGCCCTTCCTGAGCATCCGTGCGGGGTTCGGGGAACAACGATTCCGGCCAGGCGGGGTCGATCACCTCATGCACCAGAACGTCCGCTCCCCGTGCGAGTTTCACGAGATTGGGGGTGGGGCCGGTGTCCCCGGAGAAGACGATCGACCCGTCGTCGCTGTCGAAACGGTAGGCGAGAGCGGGAAAGACGGGAGCGTGGTCGACCAGGATCGCGGACACCCGGACGCGGTCGTCCTCGAAGAAGGTGAACGGTTCCATGTCCGGGCAGGGATTACCGTTCGGATCGGCGAGATACTGCGCCGGTACCGGAACGTCGAAGGCCTCCCACAAGGCGTCGGGGGCGGGCTTACGGTTGTCGAACAGGCGGTCGTTGAAGTCGGTGGCGAACGCCTGCACGAGCAGGTCGGTCATCTCCCGGGTGCCCGGTGTGGGATTGCCCGGTGCCACGGGTTCCGGTGCGGGGCCCTCCCCGAACAGGGGTGGAAGTACTCCGCGATTGCCCGGGCCGTAGACGGGGATTTTCTCCACGTGCTGCAGTCCGTTGTAGATCCCCTCGGTGAGGATGTTGTTGAGGTCGACAACGTGATCGGAATGGAGATGCGTCAGGAAGATGCCGCCCAGCGCGTCGAGGGGGCCGTCGAGGTCGGTGGCGAAGTTGGGTCCGAGTTCCGCCCCGCGTAGGCGTCGCATGACACCGTGACCGGCGTCGACGAGGTAGTACCGGTCTCCAACCACGACGGCGGAGGAGATGCCTTCGCGTTCGCTCCCGGGCCAGTAGGGAGGACCACCCGAGGTGCCGAGCAGGACCAGGCGTGTCCGTTGCCCTCGATACGGCTCCGGCGCGAACCGGCGATCGGGTGTCGGAGCCGCAACGGCGGTGTCGGCACCGGGACTGCATGCGGTGGCCGCCACGGCCGTCGCGCCGACGGCGAAACTGGCCAACAACTTTCGCCGGGATACCCCGGCCGTGTGCAGTCGTCCCAGAACATCACACATGTGCACGCTCCCCTCCGGCCGCGTTGCCGCGAACCGTTCCGCGATCGAATGTGACGCAGACCATATGGGTGGGGTGTGTGGGTGTCGATCCGGTGAGCGCGGTCGCGATCCGGTGAGCGCGGTCGGGCCGAACGGTCCTCGATGTTCGTGCTCAGCAGACCGTGTTCAGTCGTCCGAGCGCCGCCGCTGCTGGGCGTTCGCGTGTGCGGCAGCCGAACGCAGCACCTGCGGCGTGCGTCGCGCCGCTCGGAGAACGGCGCGGTCGAAGGGGTTGAGCGAGACCCGCTTCCGTGGTGCCTGCAGGGACGGACGGCCGCCGGTCAGGGCGAAGAGGCGGACCTTGCCCGGCACACCGGCGAGCCGATGCGATCCCCTGTCGGCGAACTGCAGTCCCGACCCACCGGCCAGCTCACGCACGTGGCTCGAGACGAGCACCTCGCCGGGACGGGCCGCCGCGCCGATGCGCGCTCCCACGTGCACCGTCAGGCCGGTGACGTCCGTCCCGGTCGGCTCGACGGTGCCGGCGTGCACCCCGGCGCGCACCTCGAACCCGAGGCGGCGGGCCTCCGCGACGATCCGCGCCGCGCACTGCACGGCGGCCACGGGTCCGTCGAACAGGCTGAAGGTGCCGTCCCCGACGGTGCTCACCAGTTGCCCGCCCATTTCGGTCACGGCGAACCGCACGTCGCGTTCGTGACGTGCGAGCAGTGCCCGGTAGGAGGTGTCGCCGATGCGTGCGAGGAGCTTGGTCGACCCGACGATGTCGGTGAACAGGGTCGCCGCGAAGCGCCGGCCGGCGTCGACGGGTGGGACGGACCCGCGGACGAGTTCCTCGACCATCGTCTGGACCTGCGACCACGCTTCGCCGAGCGCGGCGCCACGCGGTGACGGCCGGGTGATCACGAGCTCTCCGTGAGGCACCAGATCGGCCAGATGTCTCGCCGGACCCACCGGTATCGAACCCCCGGCGACCAGCACCACCTTCGTCGGGCACTGCACCGAGCCGAGGGCGTGCGAATAGTCGATCCGCAGGCTCGCCTCGAGGTGCGCGCTCATCGTGCTCGGCGACGCGGAGCACCGCTCGAGCATGGCCATCAACCGGCGGTTGTAGGGACTG harbors:
- a CDS encoding MBL fold metallo-hydrolase, whose amino-acid sequence is MCDVLGRLHTAGVSRRKLLASFAVGATAVAATACSPGADTAVAAPTPDRRFAPEPYRGQRTRLVLLGTSGGPPYWPGSEREGISSAVVVGDRYYLVDAGHGVMRRLRGAELGPNFATDLDGPLDALGGIFLTHLHSDHVVDLNNILTEGIYNGLQHVEKIPVYGPGNRGVLPPLFGEGPAPEPVAPGNPTPGTREMTDLLVQAFATDFNDRLFDNRKPAPDALWEAFDVPVPAQYLADPNGNPCPDMEPFTFFEDDRVRVSAILVDHAPVFPALAYRFDSDDGSIVFSGDTGPTPNLVKLARGADVLVHEVIDPAWPESLFPEPRTDAQEGLYQHLIQSHTLIEDLGPIAQEAGVGTLVLSHMVPGNRPDSTWEGCGAGFDGRLVIGHDLDVVGVGAPA
- a CDS encoding adenylate/guanylate cyclase domain-containing protein, with the translated sequence MDPPVTRYLPRDGHNLAYGVVGTGPTDVVWFFEVQMHLDLLWTDPYMHSLFERLATYSRAVYFQRRGFGLSDPVDHVPTIEQQAEDVLAVMDAEQIRHATLVGIHSTCGPQVLVAATAPERVNALMLIAPYCEPLLDHDRPPHGWTEAEIAEFVELWRDAVRHWGEGRTVPLTDGHVDSPYNRRLMAMLERCSASPSTMSAHLEASLRIDYSHALGSVQCPTKVVLVAGGSIPVGPARHLADLVPHGELVITRPSPRGAALGEAWSQVQTMVEELVRGSVPPVDAGRRFAATLFTDIVGSTKLLARIGDTSYRALLARHERDVRFAVTEMGGQLVSTVGDGTFSLFDGPVAAVQCAARIVAEARRLGFEVRAGVHAGTVEPTGTDVTGLTVHVGARIGAAARPGEVLVSSHVRELAGGSGLQFADRGSHRLAGVPGKVRLFALTGGRPSLQAPRKRVSLNPFDRAVLRAARRTPQVLRSAAAHANAQQRRRSDD